The Corallococcus exiguus genome contains a region encoding:
- a CDS encoding RNA polymerase subunit sigma-70 has product MSEQRKTGSLAALLREHLPWEQRAELDAVEGLEALLNQFVEAARDGWAWATTPLPAESFARHLARHLPAGRTLEVMRVLHGADLYLACACATGEPSALRAFEQNILRYIPARLGRVSPSMVDEVLQVLRERLLVGSGDTPPRIASYGGRGPLLTWVGIVAARIAGELVGRDARHELVAEPPEELARLLAPGDPEYALLREDARRLLVESLRKAVAVLPEQERTLLRLHHFHGFTMDRLTLMYGGSRSGIARRIAEAREQLLERVRMELAPRLKQDRLALESLLGLVSSRLDLSLQGLLD; this is encoded by the coding sequence GGTTGGAGGCACTGCTGAACCAATTCGTCGAGGCGGCCCGGGACGGGTGGGCCTGGGCCACGACGCCGCTCCCGGCGGAGTCCTTCGCGCGGCACCTGGCCCGGCACCTGCCTGCGGGAAGGACCTTGGAGGTGATGCGCGTCCTCCACGGCGCCGACCTGTACCTCGCGTGCGCCTGCGCCACCGGCGAGCCCTCGGCCCTCCGGGCCTTCGAGCAGAACATCCTCCGGTACATCCCCGCCCGGCTCGGGAGGGTGTCGCCGAGCATGGTGGACGAAGTGCTGCAGGTGCTGCGCGAGCGGCTGCTGGTGGGCAGCGGCGACACGCCCCCGAGGATCGCGAGCTATGGGGGACGAGGGCCCCTGCTGACCTGGGTGGGCATCGTCGCCGCGCGCATCGCCGGGGAGCTCGTGGGCCGGGACGCGCGCCATGAGCTCGTCGCGGAGCCTCCCGAGGAGCTCGCACGGCTCCTGGCCCCGGGCGACCCCGAGTACGCGCTGCTGCGCGAAGACGCGCGCAGGCTCCTCGTCGAGTCGCTCCGCAAGGCGGTGGCGGTGCTCCCCGAACAGGAGCGGACCCTGCTGCGCCTGCACCATTTCCATGGGTTCACGATGGACCGGCTGACGCTCATGTATGGCGGCTCGCGCTCCGGCATCGCGCGCAGGATCGCGGAGGCCCGCGAGCAGTTGCTCGAGCGCGTTCGCATGGAGCTCGCGCCCCGGCTGAAGCAGGACCGGCTCGCCCTGGAGAGCCTGTTGGGACTGGTCAGCAGCCGACTGGATCTCAGCCTCCAGGGCTTGCTGGACTGA